Proteins encoded by one window of Rutidosis leptorrhynchoides isolate AG116_Rl617_1_P2 chromosome 7, CSIRO_AGI_Rlap_v1, whole genome shotgun sequence:
- the LOC139859109 gene encoding uncharacterized protein, with translation MSGNKCATQGWIANVITDKLRSDGDVSVAELKRWLVKTYNVEVPYMRVFRGKEQAYTEMYGKWEDTFMQLDDFKVELLNRNPGSVVEIYFELKTDQKRFLHFFYFILCLSNGFLSGCRPYISLDACHLKGKFNGVLAADMGIDGNNSIFPVAYAVLKSENTKSWSWFLELLKKAIGVPDGLVISSDMQKGLEVAIMQVYPNLEHRECIRHLYSNFKKHFRGDFFSSKLWGYKCLMTIIVGNVNEVNKVLRSSDNRAEVKYKGRQWEVKGLPCKHAATFIGSIRDSNWDKYVDQFFTIEKFKEAYALEISPMPGKDQWVPQATHDNIYPPIIKRPPGRQKKRELYHLMSLKEDNDAHDVASICIVIRHAKIHRRKGMIHINH, from the exons ATGAGCGGTAACAAGTGTGCCACTCAAGGATGGATTGCTAATGTAATTACAGACAAACTAAGATCTGATGGAGATGTCTCAGTTGCAGAGCTTAAAAGGTGGCTTGTGAAAACTTACAATGTTGAGGTACCATACATGAGAGTTTTTAGAGGAAAAGAACAAGCTTACACAGAAATGTATGGTAAGTGGGAGGACACTTTCATGCAACTTGATGATTTTAAAGTGGAACTACTAAATAGGAACCCCGGAAGTGTTGTTGAAATTTATTTTGAATTAAAGACTGATCAAAAACGGTTTctacattttttttatttcattcTCTGCTTGTCTAATGGATTTCTTAGTGGTTGTCGTCCCTATATTTCTCTTGATGCTTGTCACCTGAAAGGAAAATTCAATGGTGTACTAGCTGCTGATATGGGTATTGATGGTAATAATTCCATATTTCCAGTAGCCTATGCTGTGCTTAAGTCCGAGAATACAAAATCATGGTCGTGGTTTCTTGAGTTACTCAAAAAAGCAATTGGAGTGCCAGATGGTCTTGTTATTTCATCGGACATGCAAAAAGGATTAGAAGTAGCAATCATGCAAGTTTATCCTAATCTTGAGCATAGAGAATGCATTAGACACTTATATAGTAATTTCAAGAAACACTTTCGTGGTGACTTCTTTAGCTCCAAATTGTGGG GTTACAAATGTCTTATGACAATTATTGTTGGAAATGTAAATGAAGTGAATAAG GTTCTCAGAAGTAGCGATAATCGAGCTGAAGTGAAATACAAGGGAAGACAATGGGAG GTGAAAGGTCTTCCATGTAAACATGCAGCTACTTTCATTGGTAGCATAAGGGATAGTAATTGGGATAAATATGTTGATCAATTTTTTACAATTGAGAAATTCAAAGAGGCTTATGCTCTAGAAATTTCTCCGATGCCAGGAAAAGATCAATGGGTGCCCCAAGCAACACACGATAACATATACCCACCAATAATTAAACGTCCACCAGGACGACAAAAAAAAAGAGAATTGTACCATCTAATGAGCCTAAAAGAAGACAACGATGCGCACGATGTGGCCAGTATATGCATCGTGATAAGACATGCAAAAATCCACCGCAGGAAAGGTATGATCCATATCaaccattga